A window from Populus trichocarpa isolate Nisqually-1 chromosome 3, P.trichocarpa_v4.1, whole genome shotgun sequence encodes these proteins:
- the LOC7479256 gene encoding ethylene-responsive transcription factor ERF027, translating to MATTSSSSKRHPMYRGIRSRSGKWVSEIREPRKTTRIWLGTFPKPEMAAAAYDVAVLALKGADAVLNFPSSVGTYPVPASTSPTDIRNAANAAAALKKAEMSYNEALVEQPRNDCAVGTFLASGGEEFVDEEALFDMPNLLVDMAGGMLLSPPRITPSPSDDSQGTSDGESLWSYS from the coding sequence ATGGCCACAACTTCATCTAGCTCCAAAAGGCACCCAATGTATCGTGGAATCCGGAGCCGCAGTGGCAAATGGGTTTCCGAAATCCGGGAGCCACGAAAAACCACTCGTATTTGGCTTGGCACATTCCCAAAGCCGGAGATGGCAGCAGCCGCCTATGATGTGGCTGTCCTAGCCCTAAAAGGTGCTGATGCAGTTCTTAACTTCCCGAGTTCTGTTGGGACTTATCCTGTTCCAGCATCAACATCACCCACTGATATTCGTAATGCAGCTAATGCTGCTGCTGCATTAAAAAAGGCTGAAATGAGCTACAATGAAGCATTAGTTGAACAACCTAGGAATGACTGTGCCGTTGGTACCTTTTTGGCATCAGGTGGAGAAGAATTTGTCGATGAGGAGGCACTGTTTGATATGCCAAATTTGCTGGTGGACATGGCAGGAGGAATGCTGCTTTCGCCACCAAGAATAACCCCATCGCCATCTGATGACTCACAGGGAACTTCTGATGGAGAAAGTCTGTGGAGCTATTCTTAA